Proteins co-encoded in one Kribbella solani genomic window:
- a CDS encoding methyltransferase domain-containing protein — MNDIQGSYDAAAADYHAILRDYHRQDPFEQGALDYFAALVEDGPVGDLGCGTGRITTHLAGRGLDVFGIDLTPGMIEVARREYPELRFEVGSLFNLDLKDGELAGALAWYSLVHTPREELPAVFAELYRVLRPGGHLVHGFKVGGGRRHLSQGYRHDLDLEVYSFAVADVAALLAGAGFVEVATLTRAALPAEKDAGQAAMIVRKPD; from the coding sequence GTGAACGACATCCAAGGGTCATACGACGCCGCTGCCGCCGACTACCACGCGATCCTGCGGGACTACCACCGGCAGGACCCGTTCGAGCAGGGCGCGCTGGACTACTTCGCCGCGCTGGTCGAGGACGGTCCGGTCGGTGATCTCGGTTGCGGGACCGGCCGGATCACGACGCACCTGGCTGGGCGGGGTCTGGACGTGTTCGGCATCGACCTGACGCCGGGGATGATCGAGGTGGCCCGGCGGGAGTACCCGGAGTTGCGGTTCGAGGTCGGGTCGTTGTTCAACCTGGACCTGAAGGACGGCGAGCTCGCCGGGGCACTCGCCTGGTACTCGCTGGTTCACACTCCGCGCGAGGAACTGCCGGCGGTGTTCGCGGAGCTGTACCGGGTGCTTCGGCCGGGCGGTCACTTGGTGCACGGCTTCAAAGTGGGTGGTGGCCGCCGGCATCTCAGTCAGGGGTACAGGCATGACCTTGACCTTGAGGTTTACAGTTTCGCTGTCGCCGACGTCGCTGCATTGCTGGCCGGTGCTGGGTTCGTCGAGGTCGCGACGCTCACCCGCGCCGCGCTGCCCGCCGAGAAGGACGCCGGGCAGGCGGCGATGATCGTACGCAAACCGGATTGA
- a CDS encoding aminotransferase class V-fold PLP-dependent enzyme produces the protein MTVLSPRPDLWTLDPGVLHLNHGSYGAVPRRTQEVMAALRVEMDANPMVWFRSVADRLTTSRLALASYLQVDPAGFVLVPNASAGVTVALATLPIPAGSKIVLTDHAYGAVRYAAERYAKAHGAEVDIVGVPLEADDATVVSLIADRLDGAAMLIVDQITSGTAKIFPIEALVPAAHARGVPVVVDGAHAPALIDAPASASADFWTGNFHKWPAAPRATAGLVVAEQWRTASMPLIVSWSEYDERLPERFDMQGTYDYVPWIAAPESLRVLSDLDWPARRPQLTALVEEGARLLAKALGTGIAEVGQAPATMRLVELPSSVDLSGGEALKARVSRELKAEITLTGFEDRGFVRLSAHAYNSLADFEKLSAGLPRVLA, from the coding sequence GTGACGGTACTCAGCCCCCGCCCCGACCTGTGGACCCTCGACCCTGGCGTGCTGCACCTCAACCACGGTTCGTACGGTGCGGTGCCGCGCCGGACCCAGGAAGTGATGGCCGCGCTCCGGGTGGAGATGGACGCGAACCCGATGGTGTGGTTCCGGAGCGTCGCCGACCGGCTGACCACCAGCCGTCTGGCGCTCGCTTCGTACCTGCAGGTCGACCCGGCCGGCTTCGTGCTGGTCCCGAACGCGAGCGCCGGCGTCACGGTCGCGCTCGCCACCCTGCCGATCCCGGCCGGCAGCAAGATCGTCCTCACCGATCACGCGTACGGCGCGGTGCGCTACGCCGCCGAGCGCTACGCGAAAGCGCATGGTGCGGAGGTGGACATCGTCGGCGTACCGCTTGAGGCCGATGACGCGACGGTCGTGTCCTTGATCGCCGACCGGTTGGACGGCGCGGCGATGCTGATCGTCGACCAGATCACGTCGGGCACCGCCAAGATCTTCCCGATCGAGGCGCTGGTCCCGGCGGCGCACGCGCGGGGCGTACCGGTCGTGGTCGACGGCGCGCACGCCCCGGCGCTGATCGACGCCCCGGCGAGCGCGAGCGCCGACTTCTGGACCGGCAACTTCCACAAGTGGCCGGCCGCGCCGCGGGCGACCGCGGGTCTGGTGGTGGCGGAACAGTGGCGTACGGCGTCGATGCCGCTGATCGTTTCCTGGTCCGAGTACGACGAGCGCCTGCCGGAGCGCTTCGACATGCAAGGTACGTACGACTACGTGCCGTGGATCGCCGCGCCTGAATCACTCCGCGTACTGTCCGACCTGGACTGGCCGGCCCGCCGCCCGCAATTGACCGCACTGGTCGAGGAGGGCGCGCGGCTGCTGGCCAAGGCGCTCGGCACCGGGATCGCCGAGGTCGGTCAGGCGCCGGCGACGATGCGGCTGGTCGAGCTGCCGTCCTCGGTCGACCTGTCCGGCGGCGAGGCGCTGAAGGCACGGGTGTCGCGCGAGCTGAAGGCCGAGATCACGCTGACCGGCTTCGAGGACCGTGGTTTCGTGCGGTTGTCGGCGCATGCGTACAACTCGCTCGCGGACTTCGAGAAACTGTCGGCGGGGCTGCCTAGAGTCCTGGCGTGA